The following proteins are co-located in the Candidatus Thermoplasmatota archaeon genome:
- the hisD gene encoding histidinol dehydrogenase encodes MNIPIKKLSELSEQEKNKLFNRRLDLDKYFNVVKEIIENVKSRGDKALLEYTAKFDGAQLKNLEVSEQEFKEALSKIPKNVESTLLACIKNIKKFHLLQLRKTEKIKEGIELGRLFQPLQAIGIYVPGGTASYPSTVIMACIPAKIAGVKDIVICTPPRKDCTTDPLVLLAAKLCKVNKIYKVGGAQAIAALAYGTESIKKVDKIVGPGNVYVTAAKLLVSKDVDIDFPCGPSEILAIADEKADSELLALDLLAQAEHDENAHAVLVTTSQKIANEVKVKLLELIENLERKAIILRALESNSAILIAHSIQKCIEFANLYAPEHLELVVSKPVALGKIKTAGSVFLGESTPSVVGDYSSGSNHILPTSGYARTRSALSADDFVKSITYQKISKKALFTLAEPAVRVARLEGFEAHAKSLEKRLEKWKKRGKT; translated from the coding sequence ATGAATATACCAATAAAAAAGCTATCAGAGCTATCAGAGCAAGAAAAGAATAAACTTTTCAATCGAAGACTTGATTTGGATAAGTATTTTAATGTGGTTAAAGAGATAATAGAAAATGTTAAGAGTAGAGGCGATAAAGCTTTACTTGAATATACTGCTAAATTCGATGGCGCTCAACTAAAAAATTTAGAAGTTAGCGAGCAAGAGTTTAAAGAAGCACTTTCAAAAATTCCTAAAAATGTAGAGAGCACTTTGCTGGCGTGTATTAAAAACATAAAAAAATTTCATTTGTTGCAACTTCGCAAAACCGAAAAAATAAAAGAGGGTATTGAGCTTGGCAGGCTCTTTCAGCCTTTGCAAGCAATTGGTATTTATGTGCCTGGCGGCACAGCCTCTTACCCGTCAACTGTAATAATGGCATGCATACCTGCAAAAATAGCAGGAGTGAAAGATATTGTTATTTGCACTCCGCCTAGAAAAGATTGCACAACAGATCCTTTAGTGCTTTTAGCTGCTAAACTTTGTAAAGTAAATAAAATTTACAAAGTAGGAGGTGCGCAAGCAATAGCAGCTCTAGCTTATGGCACTGAAAGCATCAAAAAAGTTGATAAAATAGTAGGTCCTGGCAATGTCTACGTAACTGCAGCTAAACTATTGGTTTCAAAAGATGTAGATATAGATTTTCCATGCGGCCCAAGCGAAATTTTAGCAATTGCGGATGAAAAGGCTGATAGCGAGCTATTAGCGCTTGATTTACTTGCGCAAGCTGAGCATGACGAGAATGCACATGCAGTTTTAGTAACAACATCGCAGAAAATAGCTAACGAAGTCAAAGTTAAATTGCTAGAGTTAATCGAGAATTTAGAGCGAAAAGCCATAATTCTCAGAGCTCTTGAAAGTAACTCAGCGATTCTAATAGCGCACTCCATCCAAAAGTGTATAGAATTTGCAAATCTATATGCGCCTGAGCATTTAGAATTAGTTGTTAGCAAGCCTGTAGCGCTAGGCAAGATAAAAACCGCAGGCTCAGTTTTTTTAGGCGAGTCAACGCCTAGCGTTGTTGGCGACTACTCTTCAGGCTCTAACCATATTTTACCAACTTCTGGATATGCAAGAACGAGATCGGCACTAAGCGCAGATGATTTTGTTAAATCTATAACTTACCAGAAAATATCTAAAAAAGCACTCTTTACACTTGCAGAGCCGGCAGTGAGAGTTGCGCGCCTTGAGGGCTTTGAAGCACATGCTAAAAGTCTGGAGAAAAGGTTAGAGAAATGGAAAAAGCGAGGAAAGACATAA
- the hisG gene encoding ATP phosphoribosyltransferase codes for MIKIAVPNKGRLSEESIRLLRSIGLKIALEERSLFLETPKYSIIFVRAQDIPGFVEEGVADIGITGLDLVLETGKKVKKLLELNFGYCRLAIAVPEKSKILAVEDIPNNAKVATSFPNLTKEYFRKIGKKIDIVEVSGTAEIAPHLGVAELITDLVETGATLKTNYLREIGTITESKAVAIANEKALELEEKKRKINELVAALASVINATGRRYLMANVPKEALEDVKSLIPGISGPTVMSIIGSEKIVAVHAVVNEEEINGVIAVLKKLGATGILIVPIERAVL; via the coding sequence TTGATAAAAATCGCTGTTCCTAACAAGGGAAGGTTGAGTGAAGAATCTATAAGGCTACTTCGTAGCATAGGGCTGAAAATAGCGCTTGAGGAGAGAAGTCTCTTTTTGGAAACTCCTAAATATTCTATAATCTTCGTTAGAGCTCAGGATATACCAGGCTTCGTTGAAGAAGGAGTTGCTGATATCGGCATTACAGGTCTCGACTTGGTGCTCGAAACAGGCAAGAAAGTAAAGAAATTACTGGAACTAAATTTTGGCTACTGCAGACTTGCAATTGCAGTACCTGAGAAATCTAAAATTTTAGCAGTCGAAGATATTCCAAACAATGCGAAGGTAGCGACATCTTTTCCTAACTTAACCAAAGAATATTTTAGAAAAATAGGTAAGAAAATAGATATTGTAGAAGTTAGCGGTACTGCAGAAATAGCGCCTCACTTGGGTGTAGCAGAATTAATTACGGATTTGGTAGAAACCGGCGCTACGCTAAAGACAAACTATTTAAGAGAAATAGGCACTATAACAGAATCAAAAGCTGTAGCTATTGCTAACGAAAAAGCTTTAGAGCTAGAGGAGAAGAAGAGAAAGATAAACGAGCTTGTTGCAGCATTAGCAAGTGTAATTAACGCAACAGGTAGAAGATACCTAATGGCAAATGTGCCTAAAGAAGCGCTGGAAGATGTGAAATCGCTCATTCCAGGTATATCAGGGCCTACTGTAATGAGTATCATAGGCAGCGAGAAAATCGTGGCAGTTCATGCAGTTGTTAACGAAGAAGAAATCAACGGTGTTATTGCAGTTTTGAAAAAACTAGGCGCCACAGGTATTCTGATTGTGCCTATTGAAAGAGCAGTTTTATGA
- a CDS encoding tyrosine--tRNA ligase: protein MLTKDQKLALITRNVDEILTPEELEKLIEDKTNPRAYVGIEPSGLVHIGQGILCAQKANDLARAGFEVIILLADWHAFINDKLNGNLENIKICAEYVKDCFLALNVDKKRTKFVYVSELVKKESYWERVIRIAKCFSLARMKRAMTIMGRKEEEAELDTSKIIYPAMQCADIFELNVDIAFGGMDQRKAHVLAREAADKLGLNKFVALHTPILPGLQARSKDIIEQKMSKSKPETCIFIHDSKEEITNKILSAYCPPKDINNPVIDICKYLILPAYEKIRFERRDASALEGNLNELLKFYATGELHPLDLKLGVAEKLYELLAPVRKYFSAKPENLERVLEIGGRK, encoded by the coding sequence ATGCTGACAAAAGATCAAAAGCTTGCGCTCATTACACGAAATGTCGATGAAATTCTAACTCCGGAAGAGCTTGAAAAATTAATTGAAGACAAAACCAATCCTAGAGCTTATGTTGGTATAGAGCCTTCCGGACTAGTGCACATAGGGCAAGGTATATTATGCGCTCAGAAAGCCAATGATTTAGCGCGAGCAGGCTTTGAAGTAATTATTCTACTTGCAGACTGGCACGCTTTTATTAACGATAAGCTCAATGGCAATTTAGAAAATATAAAAATTTGCGCTGAGTACGTAAAAGATTGCTTTCTGGCGCTAAACGTAGATAAAAAGAGAACTAAATTCGTTTATGTATCGGAGCTTGTAAAAAAAGAGAGCTACTGGGAAAGAGTAATAAGGATAGCAAAATGTTTCTCTCTGGCTAGAATGAAAAGAGCGATGACTATAATGGGTAGGAAGGAGGAAGAAGCTGAGCTGGATACTTCTAAAATAATTTATCCTGCAATGCAATGCGCAGATATTTTCGAGCTTAATGTGGACATTGCTTTCGGAGGTATGGACCAAAGAAAAGCTCATGTTCTTGCAAGAGAGGCTGCAGATAAATTAGGCTTGAATAAGTTTGTTGCTCTCCATACCCCTATTCTTCCTGGATTGCAGGCTCGTAGCAAAGATATTATTGAGCAGAAAATGTCTAAAAGCAAGCCTGAAACATGTATTTTCATTCATGACAGCAAAGAAGAAATAACAAATAAAATTCTAAGCGCCTACTGCCCTCCAAAAGATATTAACAATCCTGTGATCGATATTTGCAAGTATTTAATATTACCTGCTTACGAAAAAATTCGTTTTGAAAGGAGAGATGCAAGCGCTCTAGAAGGAAATTTGAATGAGTTGCTCAAATTTTACGCTACCGGTGAACTTCATCCGCTCGATTTGAAGCTTGGTGTCGCTGAAAAACTTTATGAGTTACTAGCGCCGGTAAGAAAATATTTTAGCGCTAAGCCTGAGAATTTGGAGAGAGTGCTGGAGATTGGGGGGCGGAAGTGA